One Capsicum annuum cultivar UCD-10X-F1 unplaced genomic scaffold, UCD10Xv1.1 ctg4759, whole genome shotgun sequence DNA window includes the following coding sequences:
- the LOC124892477 gene encoding alpha-crystallin domain-containing protein 22.3-like encodes MKRVHLIRGEDETEDIFLNRLVGFLQFDVEIGRWNCCCCLPLLLIPSLNSIVGKYVFSRKMYAASHRGRCIGLEVPKRGYTIKEKEPREKEKTQIWSSEEALPVRSGPYSIGDGERMVLRSQVRASQSSVPNSGEANSSIPLHPQPLNVAPISWYSSTPDINAGSVSVEAITSLSKRSNSQQHAGGQPAVVFFSACPAREERDNFINHANGMAALTGSALLGQVGSFMGSVDIAESEDAYVFRVSFPGVARDEKVFRCDVGPNGRILIRGVSVTEERKVHRKNMVFKMQTQNLCPPGEFTVSFQLPGPIDHLNLSCNFGPDGIFEGIAKKKQQVL; translated from the exons ATGAAACGAGTGCACCTGATCCGGGGAGAAGATGAAACTGAGGACATTTTCTTGAATCGGTTAGTCGGATTCCTGCAATTTGATGTAGAAATTGGTCGCtggaattgttgttgttgccTTCCCCTACTGCTGATACCATCCTTGAACTCGATCGTCGGAAAATACGTGTTTTCCAGAAAAATGTACGCCGCAAGCCACCGTGGAAGATGCATCGGACTTGAAGTACCTAAAAGGGGttatacaataaaagaaaaagagccgagagaaaaagaaaaaacacagaTCTGGTCATCGGAGGAGGCTTTACCGGTCAGATCTGGTCCTTATAGCATAGGAGATGGAGAGAggatg GTCCTACGGAGTCAAGTTAG AGCATCTCAGTCTTCTGTGCCGAATTCTGGTGAAGCTAATAGTTCAATTCCGCTGCATCCTCAACCGCTTAATGTGGCCCCCATCAGCTGGTATTCATCGACACCAGATATCAATGCTGGTTCAGTCTCAGTTGAAGCTATAACTTCGCTGTCCAAGCGGAGCAACTCTCAGCAGCATGCTGGGGGTCAGCCTGCAGTGGTTTTTTTCTCTGCTTGTCCAGCCAGAGAGGAGCGGGACAATTTTATAAATCATGCTAATGGCATGGCTGCCCTTACTGGATCGGCTTTGTTGGGACAGGTTGGGTCATTCATGGGTTCAGTtgatatagctgaatctgaagaTGCTTATGTATTCCGTGTTTCATTTCCCGGTGTTGCTAGGGATGAAA AAGTCTTTCGCTGTGATGTTGGACCAAATGGGAGAATTCTCATAAGAGGGGTGAGCGTGACCGAAGAGAGGAAGGTTCACAGGAAGAATATGGTCTTTAAGATGCAAACTCAGAACTTATGCCCGCCGGGTGAATTTACTGTTTCATTCCAGCTACCAGGTCCAATTGATCATCTAAACTTGTCTTGTAATTTTGGACCTGACGGGATTTTTGAAGGCATTGCGAAGAAAAAACAGCAGGTCCTTTAA